The Penicillium digitatum chromosome 6, complete sequence genome has a window encoding:
- a CDS encoding DNA lyase Apn2, with product MGFRITTWNVNGIRNPFSYEPWRGTRSFESMFDILEADIVILQETKIQRKDLRDDMVLVPGWDCYFSLPRVKKGYSGVVIYTRNATCSPIRAEEGITGVLCPPKSSTSFRSLPEEQQIGGYPTSDQLSRPAMNPDGHKSEEEQEDVSSVPDGTIDAPTLDSEGRCVILEFPAFVLIGVYCPAYRDESRDTFRMDFLNALDSRIRNLTAMGKNVIVAGDINISKQSIDAAHGIEAIRKGTMTEEEFVSAPSRRLFNHLMSDGVVIGERDKGRENPVLFDVCRSFHLDRTGMYTCWDQKLNTRPGNYGSRIDYVLCSLDLRNWFSDSNIQEGLMGSDHCPVYVVIKDSVNQPEGEVNIRDILNPTGMFNCGKRQQEYSNECTLPASGRLLPEFDIDKRRSIKDMFARKPASIPSGPVKLAATPANMPTTEVTESTAMHTAFGSTDSTKTGSALITEQNQTPQTVSRKRSQPLPIKFPKRSKSAVSTSSGSSTAGQKTLTGFFKPKAVDVHEATRSPMASPGLSTPSLHSKPSELPREKGKAPRINLQPPGSQEDIIKKENGISIEWPTASKFVDDTIIDPIVSKEDWSKLFAKKPVPPCDGHQEPCISLTTKKPGMNRGRSFWICPRPLGPSGEKEKGTQWRCSTFIWASDWNSPVATQEQ from the exons ATGGGATTCCGCATCACCACATGGAATG TCAATGGTATAAG AAACCCGTTCTCCTATGAGCCATGGAGAGGGACGCGCTCATTCGAG TCCATGTTTGATATACTGGAGGCGGATATTGTAATTCTCCAAGAAACCAAGATTCAGCGCAAAGACCTCCGCGATGACATGGTCTTGGTTCCTGGATGGGACTGTTATTTCAGTCTCCCTCGAGTCAAAAAAG GATACTCGGGCGTTGTGATTTACACGCGCAATGCCACATGTTCTCCAATAAGGGCAGAAGAGGGCATTACTGGAGTTCTCTGCCCTCCGAAATCCTCAACATCTTTCCGCAGTCTTCCAGAAGAGCAGCAGATTGGTGGGTATCCAACATCCGATCAGCTTTCTAGGCCCGCTATGAATCCCGATGGGCACAAAtcggaagaagagcaagaggATGTGAGCTCGGTGCCCGATGGCACAATAGACGCGCCAACCCTCGACTCCGAAGGGCGCTGCGTCATTCTGGAATTTCCTGCGTTTGTCCTCATTGGTGTCTATTGCCCTGCCTATCGCGATGAGAGTCGAGATACCTTTCGCATGGACTTTCTCAATGCCTTGGATTCTCGAATTCGCAACCTGACTGCGATGGGGAAGAATGTGATCGTGGCTGGTGATATCAATATTTCAAAGCAGAGCATTGATGCTGCTCATGGGATTGAGGCCATACGAAAAGGTACGATGACAGAGGAGGAATTTGTATCTGCCCCTTCTCGGCGTCTATTCAACCACTTGATGTCAGATGGCGTGGTTATTGGCGAACGTGATAAAGGCAGGGAAAATCCCGTCCTCTTTGATGTTTGCAGGTCATTTCACCTAGATCGAACAGGCATGTATACATGCTGGGATCAGAAGCTCAATACTCGACCAGGGAATTACGGCTCAAGGATTGACTATGTGTTGTGCAGCTTGGATCTGCGGAACTGGTTCTCCGACTCGAATATTCAAGAGGGATTGATG GGATCAGATCACTGTCCTGTATATGTAGTCATCAAAGATTCTGTGAATCAACCCGAAGGCGAAGTAAACATTCGGGATATTCTCAACCCAACGGGAATGTTTAACTGTGGCAAGCGACAACAGGAATACTCAAACGAGTGCACATTGCCTGCTTCGGGGCGTTTGCTCCCTGAATTTGACATTGATAAGCGAAGAAGTATCAAGGACATGTTCGCTCGCAAACCAGCCAGCATCCCGTCAGGGCCGGTAAAGCTAGCTGCTACGCCGGCTAACATGCCAACAACTGAAGTCACGGAATCTACAGCCATGCACACAGCGTTCGGATCCACTGACTCGACCAAAACGGGCTCTGCGCTTATTACTGAACAAAATCAAACCCCTCAGACTGTTTCTCGCAAACGCTCCCAGCCTCTACCTATCAAATTCCCTAAACGCTCCAAGTCCGCCGTTTCAACATCTTCCGGGAGCTCTACGGCAGGACAAAAGACACTTACGGGCTTCTTCAAGCCAAAAGCTGTCGATGTACACGAAGCTACCCGGTCACCTATGGCTTCACCGGGACTCTCGACACCATCACTTCACTCCAAACCATCAGAACTCCCACGAGAGAAAGGGAAAGCCCCAAGGATCAATCTGCAACCTCCGGGGTCCCAAGAAGACATCATAAAGAAGGAAAATGGCATTTCTATCGAATGGCCGACAGCCAGCAAATTTGTTGACGACACAATAATTGACCCAATTGTCAGCAAGGAGGATTGGTCAAAACTTTTCGCCAAGAAGCCCGTTCCACCATGCGATGGACACCAAGAGCCGTGTATTAGCTTGACCACGAAAAAGCCCGGAATGAATCGCGGCCGCTCATTTTGGATTTGTCCCCGGCCTTTAGGGCCCAGcggagaaaaggaaaagggtACTCAATGGCGGTGTTCCACTTTCATCTGGGCAAGTGATTGGAACTCACCGGTTGCGACGCAAGAGCAATAA
- a CDS encoding Mating type protein yields the protein MLLFRYIETLSFRHALRVLDRWPEDSPVGHYAADVLREIPANYFQQPRLLPTGPRFVYANGVLELKRIDEALPMQQLHPDSTTGCVGTAMEDVLSPPLEQRRLRPLNSFMIFRSFCAPMFPGIPQKVKSMAISEMWQDDTLKSHWAILAKAYTVIRDHFDVDTPSLSIFVDLCLPLMGFLSRQQYLASSGWSVQPNGNSLSLRKIGSSNLHNIVTPMISVDQVVQHCTDNNFAQKRDEEWDKHILEDGAVFAVEPSFSATIPEPQNWVLGDVPQWPIEEFEVDEMYSTLDSERDHGIPVIYDPDSIPSYSTTMANLDLLLGNN from the exons ATGCTTTTGTTTCGATACATCGAGACCTTGTCCTTTCGACATGCTCTTAGGGTGCTGGACCGTTGGCCTGAGGATTCTCCCGTGGGACACTATGCAGCTGACGTTCTGCGTGAGATTCCTGCAAACTACTTCCAGCAGCCTAGACTCTTGCCCACCGGGCCACGCTTTGTCTATGCCAATGGCGTGCTGGAACTGAAACGCATTGACGAAGCTTTGCCCATGCAACAACTTCACCCAGACTCAACCACCGGATGTGTTGGAACTGCCATGGAGGATGTTCTATCCCCTCCCTTGGAGCAGCGACGTCTCCGTCCTCTTAACTCTTTTATGATTTTCCGCA GCTTCTGCGCACCCATGTTCCCTGGAATTCCTCAAAAGGTGAAGTCAATGGCCATCAGCGAAATGTGGCAAGACGATACCTTGAAATCCCACTGGGCTATCCTTGCCAAGGCGTACACTGTCATCAGAGATCATTTCGATGTCGACACTCCTTCACTTTCTATCTTTGTTGATCTTTGCCTGCCTTTGATGGGTTTTCTTTCTCGTCAGCAGTATCTCGCCTCGTCTGGTTGGAGTGTCCAACCCAATGGAAACAGCCTCAGCTTGCGCAAGATTGGCTCGTCAAATTTGCACAACATCGTTACTCCTATGATTTCTGTGGACCAAGTTGTGCAGCACTGCACAGACAACAACTTTGCCCAGAAACGTGACGAAGAGTGGGACAAGCACATTCTCGAAGATGGAGCTGTGTTCGCCGTGGAGCCATCATTTTCAGCCACCATTCCGGAGCCTCAGAACTGGGTACTCGGCGACGTTCCTCAGTGGCCAATCGAAGAGTTTGAAGTTGATGAGATGTACTCTACCCTTGATTCCGAGCGCGACCACGGCATTCCTGTCATTTATGATCCAGACAGTATCCCCTCCTACTCTACTACAATGGCAAACCTTGATCTACTTCTTGGGAATAACTAG
- a CDS encoding Hexaprenyl pyrophosphate synthetase Coq1, putative — protein sequence MGARTVSATGLILSSRTTVCSQCLRDDLRFAHIALQSRKYHPTRRRDASPFGAAVSAAQAIFKGMPKAPPGISVDPLRMVGKELKFLTKNIRQLLGSGHPALDKVAKYYTHSEGKHMRPMLVLLMSQATALDPRKHHAYTDKPSPVDSPFSAPSILEDANPEMSPLVTPNAESKYDVPGDDNILPSQRRLAEITELIHTASLLHDDVIDNAVTRRANSSANLAFGNKMAVLAGDFLLGRASVALARLRDPEVTELMATVIANLVEGEFMQLKNTAQDESRPVYTEETLAYYLQKTYLKTASLISKSCRSAAVLGRSAPEVIEASYAYGRNLGLAFQLVDDMLDYTVTEAEMGKPVGADLELGLATAPLLFAWKSNPELGPLVGRKFRKEGDVQLARDLVYRSDGVEQTRALAQEYADKAIAAISDFPDCDAKTGLIEMCEKTMNRRK from the exons ATGGGAGCTCGAACCGTATCGGCCACCGGGCTGATCCTCTCATCACGAACAACTGTCTGTTCCCAATGCCTCCGCGATGACCTCCGTTTCGCGCATATTGCTCTCCAATCCCGCAAATACCATCCGACGCGCCGGCGGGATGCCTCGCCATTTGGAGCTGCTGTGTCAGCGGCTCAGGCCATCTTCAAGGGCATGCCGAAGGCGCCTCCAGGTATCTCCGTCGACCCATTGAGAATGGTTGGGAAAGAGCTCAAGTTCCTCACCAAGAACATCCGACAATTGCTTGGATCGGGCCACCCAGCGCTGGACAAGGTCGCCAAGTACTACACTCATAGCGAGGGTAAGCACATGCGGCCCATGCTTGTCCTCTTAATGTCCCAAGCAACAGCTTTGGACCCTCGCAAGCACCACGCCTACACGGACAAACCGAGCCCAGTCGATTCCCCCTTCAGTGCCCCATCTATCCTTGAAGACGCCAACCCAGAAATGAGCCCGCTTGTGACCCCGAATGCCGAGAGTAAATATGACGTTCCGGGAGATGATAACATCCTACCTTCACAACGACGACTGGCCGAGATTACGGAGTTGATCCACACAGCATCTCTCCTGCACGACGATGTCATCGATAATGCCGTGACACGTCGCGCCAATAGCTCCGCGAACCTAGCGTTCGGAAATAAGATGGCCGTGCTAGCGGGTGACTTTTTGCTCGGGCGTGCCTCGGTAGCGCTGGCTCGTCTGCGTGACCCCGAGGTCACCGAACTCATGGCCACTGTCATTGCTAATCTGGTAGAGGGCGAGTTCATGCAACTGAAGAACACTGCGCAAGATGAATCGAGACCCGTCTATACCGAAGAGACACTAGCCTACTATCTCCAGAAGACTTACCTGAAGACCGCCAGTCTCATCAGCAAATCCTGCCGTTCCGCTGCGGTCCTGGGACGAAGTGCCCCGGAGGTGATCGAGGCTTCGTACGCCTATGGCCGCAACTTAGGTCTGGCTTTCCAGCTTGTTGATGATATGTTGGATTACACAGTCACTGAGGCTGAGATGGGCAAGCCCGTTGGTGCAGACTTGGAGCTTGGATTGGCGACTGCGCCACTCTTGTTTGCGTGGAAGAGCAACCCGGAGCTTGGTCCTCTGGTCGGACGGAAGTTCCGCAAGGAGGGTGATGTGCAGCTG GCCCGTGATCTCGTTTACCGCAGCGATGGTGTTGAGCAGACCCGTGCTCTGGCCCAGGAATACGCCGACAAGGCCATTGCCGCCATCAGCGACTTCCCAGACTGTGATGCCAAGACCGGTCTCATCGAGATGTGCGAGAAGACCATGAATCGCAGGAAGTAG
- a CDS encoding Cytochrome c oxidase polypeptide VIa, with the protein MFPQRNLGRLSQRASQQMRSAPVRSTIQRRFNSAEAKPSWIVDNEFNRERAAVKHHAASTSDLWRRLSIFAVIPCLIGGGLNAYNLWSEHWEHWEHMAPLEERTEYPYQNIRTKNFPWGDGDKTIFWNSDVNYHNKDKAT; encoded by the exons ATGTTCCCTCAGCGCAATCTCGGTCGCCTGTCCCAGCGTGCTTCGCAGCAGATGCGTTCCGCTCCAGTCCGCTCCACCATTCAGCGCCGTTTCAACAGTGCCGAGGCTAAGCCTTCTTGGATCGTTGACAACGAATTCAACCGCGAGAGAGCTGCCGTTAAGCACCATGCTGCCTCTACCAGTG ACCTCTGGCGCAGGCTGTCCATCTT TGCCGTGATCCCCTGCCTGATTGGTGGCGGTCTCAACGCCTACAACCTCTGGTCCGAGCACTGGGAGCACTGGGAGCACATGGCCCCGCTTGAGGAGCGCACCGAGTACCCTTACCAGAACATCCGCACGAAGAACTTCCCTTGGGGAGACGGTGATAAG ACCATCTT CTGGAACTCCGATGTCAACTACCACAACAAGGACAAGGCCACCTAA
- a CDS encoding endocytosis protein end4 translates to MGSLASFFFVYALGGLTFIPLALSSIILYAYLTLPSAPQPPQSCERVPDLVRQPTDDDFSLKSGTDQLAEKFHRTHESDVAAGYFAVCREYVPGGVNGKPPERTTPAGEVVAAESPSVYQTMYRSLFDRKQAPSIDPAKANGKITKRARNVFYIVLRHGHLMLYDDANQVEVRYVISLAHHDVTIYGGEGDIPEGELWLKRNAICLSRRLASLGDLGGPTPPFYLFSENLSEKEDFYIAMLQNQNRLWDSSDRPPKHQEFDTKHIVTLVRRLHSSEEQLQTRWINAFLGRWFLAMYRTPELEEFVRSKIVKKISRANKPNFISKIGLQRIDMGEGAPFITNPRLKDLTVDGNCCVEADLQYTGNFRVEISATVRIDLGPRFKAREVDIVLAVVLKKLEGHLLVRFKPPPSNRVWMSFETTPKMEMDIQPIVSSKQITYSLILRTIESKIREAVAESIVLPFWDDVPFHNTLGQAFRGGIWQHETPESSAQVEIPEIPDESGEAPPTPKSVSSDSIEVLKSKDDRTMSVPILSESKIKPRKGLKSSLSDQQSNSSTATSTGVERSETTPLPRAIQSQTLSHAADPVVTADNAQVEKPVSENKGEEKSHATSAMIEISSRSPPTSPQGTPGTSPPTAGLIMPENAVHSRESLVADSIDSASFAHESVIQRPSSTRMESGSLSSLRNPRGGSTTSVVSDTASRRSTNDAATKSLAPSDDRSSGSMTLGQATAAAKKWSWSVFGKGDTNHSQESSRAPPGTLNQPIGRGHPHPPLGTPLPRPDKYALKRNSGTLPKRKPVAAHTVPEHPKTGDQQAPLSQLPRRKPMALEVRNHQGTDELLVVEAPHESEPNSPAPGDLELDSSLIAPNLVESETPFKTGQLETDSEAQEELPAVESLRSVDQTPSLLTPDNHDALPPTGRVLMPSL, encoded by the exons ATGGGTTCGCTCGctagcttcttcttcgtttATGCCCTCGGTGGACTCACTTTTATTCCACTGGCATTATCTTCAATCATCCTCTACGCCTACCTGACCCTTCCATCTGCACCGCAACCGCCTCAATCATGCGAGAGAGTGCCCGACCTTGTCCGCCAACCTACCGATGACGACTTTAGTCTCAAGTCCGGCACCGACCAGCTGGCAGAGAAATTTCATCGTACCCACGAGTCTGACGTCGCTGCTGGATATTTTGCTGTCTGTCGTGAATATGTTCCTGGTGGTGTCAATGGGAAACCCCCCGAGAGAACGACTCCCGCAGGGGAAGTCGTTGCGGCCGAAAGCCCTAGCGTGTACCAGACTATGTACCGGAGTCTGTTCGATCGAAAGCAGGCACCCAGTATCGATCCGGCGAAGGCGAATGGGAAGATCACGAAACGGGCGCGGAATGTCTTCTACATAGTTCTCCG ACATGGCCACTTGATGCTTTACGATGATGCCAATCAGGTCGAGGTGCGGTATGTCATTTCTCTTGCTCACCACGATGTGACCATATACGGCGGAGAAGGGGATATCCCAGAAGGAGAACTGTGGCTCAAAAGAAACGCCATATGCCTCTCTCGGCGACTGGCTTCGCTTGGGGATCTAGGAGGGCCGACTCCGCCGTTTTATCTTTTCTCTGAAAACTTGTCTGAGAAGGAGGATTTCTATATCGCCATGCTGCAGAATCAAAACCGCCTGTGGGACTCGTCTGATCGTCCACCCAAGCACCAAGAGTTTGATACCAAGCATATTGTCACATTGGTTCGGCGCCTGCATTCCTCCGAAGAGCAGCTGCAGACACGTTGGATCAATGCCTTTCTTGGAAGGTGGTTTCTAGCCATGTACCGGACACCTGAGTTGGAGGAATTCGTGCGGAGCAAGATCGTCAAAAAGATCTCTCGTGCCAACAAACCTAATTTCATAAGCAAGATCGGCTTGCAGAGAATTGATATGGGCGAAGGGGCTCCATTCATCACCAACCCAAGACTGAAGGACTTGACGGTGGACGGTAATTGCTGTGTGGAGGCCGATCTGCAATATACCGGAAACTTCCGTGTCGAAATCTCGGCGACTGTACGCATTGACTTGGGTCCTCGGTTCAAGGCCAGGGAGGTCGACATTGTCCTTGCCGTTGTGTTGAAGAAACTTGAAGGCCATTTGTTGGTACGCTTCAAGCCCCCACCCAGCAATCGCGTCTGGATGTCATTCGAAACCACGCCGAAGATGGAAATGGACATCCAACCCATTGTCAGCTCCAAGCAAATCACTTACAGTCTCATCCTGCGCACTATAGAGAGTAAGATCCGCGAAGCAGTGGCAGAGAGCATCGTTCTGCCTTTCTGGGACGATGTTCCCTTCCATAATACCCTCGGCCAGGCTTTCCGCGGTGGCATCTGGCAACACGAAACTCCAGAGTCGAGTGCTCAGGTAGAGATACCAGAGATACCTGATGAATCTGGCGAAGCTCCCCCGACCCCGAAGAGCGTTTCTAGTGATTCCATTGAAGTCCTTAAGTCCAAGGACGATCGCACGATGAGCGTGCCTATACTTTCTGAGTCGAAGATCAAACCGCGCAAAGGGCTGAAATCTTCCCTATCGGACCAGCAATCGAACAGTTCCACTGCAACTTCCACTGGTGTTGAGAGATCGGAAACCACACCGCTGCCCCGAGCTATTCAGTCGCAGACCCTCTCTCATGCTGCAGACCCTGTAGTCACAGCGGACAATGCCCAGGTGGAAAAGCCTGTTTCGGAGAACAAAGGCGAAGAAAAAAGTCATGCAACAAGCGCCATGATAGAGATATCAAGCCGGTCCCCGCCTACCTCCCCGCAGGGAACTCCAGGCACCTCGCCACCGACGGCTGGTCTTATAATGCCAGAAAATGCGGTCCATAGCCGTGAGTCGTTGGTTGCAGATTCTATTGATAGCGCTAGCTTTGCCCATGAAAGTGTTATTCAAAGACCTTCTTCTACTCGCATGGAGAGCGGGTCCCTCTCCAGCTTGAGGAACCCCCGGGGTGGTTCTACCACATCCGTCGTCAGCGACACGGCTTCACGGCGCAGCACAAATGATGCCGCCACCAAATCCTTAGCACCTTCCGATGACAGGTCTTCTGGTTCAATGACTCTTGGGCAAGCCACTGCCGCCGCCAAGAAATGGAGTTGGAGCGTGTTTGGTAAAGGTGACACAAATCACAGTCAGGAATCGTCACGGGCTCCTCCAGGCACGCTTAACCAACCGATTGGGCGAggtcatcctcatccaccTCTTGGAACACCCTTGCCGCGCCCTGATAAATATGCCTTGAAGAGGAACTCAGGAACATTGCCCAAGCGTAAACCTGTGGCAGCACACACAGTGCCTGAACACCCCAAGACAGGAGACCAACAAGCCCCACTATCGCAGTTACCTCGCAGGAAACCAATGGCCCTTGAAGTGCGGAATCACCAAGGCACTGATGAACTGCTCGTGGTGGAAGCACCTCACGAATCTGAACCAAATAGTCCGGCCCCTGGGGACCTGGAACTAGACTCTAGTCTGATAGCCCCGAATCTTGTCGAGAGTGAGACACCATTCAAGACTGGACAGCTTGAGACTGATTCCGAAGCGCAAGAAGAGTTGCCCGCTGTTGAATCGCTGCGCTCTGTTGATCAGACGCCCTCTTTATTAACTCCAGACAATCATGATGCCTTGCCACCTACTGGAAGGGTGTTGATGCCCTCATTGTAA
- a CDS encoding Cytoskeleton assembly control protein Sla2, putative, which yields MSRTEADLAINIRKATSIEETAPKRKHVRSCIVYTWDHKSSAAFWAGMKVQPVLADEVQTFKALITIHKVLQEGHPMVVREAQQHSSWIDSLMRGVGGDGVRGYAPLIREYVFFLEAKLNFHRNHPEFNGLFEYEEYISLKSINDPNEGYETISDLMGLQDQIDSFQKLIFSNFQSGTNNECRISALVPLVQESYGIYKFVTSMLRAMHTTTGEDEALEPLRGRYDAQHHRLVRFYYECSNLRYLTGLITIPKLPQDPPNLLAEDDDRPALPRRPAREVEKQPSPPPKVSAEPEPINDFWTNETKRQQEEYEAEQRRLQQQWEDQQRQQILAQQQAQNEFEEQQRLQAEQQRLAQEQLLRDQYQTQTQGRLAELEQENLNARAQYERDQLMLQQYDRRVKEVEEQMNHLTSNLNLQNASKDDQIRSLQEQVNTWRSKYEALAKLYSQLRQEHLDLLQTTKSLKLKAASAQEAIDRREKLERELKTKNLELADMIRERDRALHDRDRLTGTNKDDLEKVKRELRMALERAENAERSKGTEISTLLSKYNREMADLEESLRIKTRALDEFSSRNNDRQEDLNLALREKDEEIEVYKAGMDQALEELEELRLSQGDVDHALDSQIDTVLHGTVAKINDIIDSVLQTGVQRVDDALYELDSSMQAGNQNASPPYVLSQIEKASASATEFSTAFNNFVADGPNSPHAEIIRTVSIFSGSISDVLSNTKGLIRFATDDKSSDHLVNAARKSAQATVRFFRGLQSFRLEGLEPLQKTDVVINNNLEVQRDLQALSKLVDSFAPKNTKISTSGDLGDLVDQELLKAADAIDAAAQRLAKLKNKPRDGYSTYELRINDVILAAAIAVTNAISELIKAATESQQEIVREGRGSSSRTAFYKKNNRWTEGLISAAKAVASSTNTLIETADGVISGRNSPEQLIVASNDVAASTAQLVAASRVKATFMSKTQDRLETASKAVGAACRALVRQVQDIIREKNRDGDDGEDYGKLSSHEFKVREMEQQVEILQLENSLARARQRLGEMRKISYQED from the exons ATGAGTCG GACCGAGGCCGATTTGGCCATCAATATTCGCAAGGCCACCAGTATCG AGGAAACCGCCCCTAAAC GGAAACATGTGCGGAGCTGCATCGTCTATACGTGGGACCACAAGTCATCGGCGGCGTTCTGGGCTGGCATGAAAGT GCAGCCCGTTCTCGCCGACGAGGTCCAGACGTTCAAGGCCCTGATCACGATACACAAGGTTCTCCAGGAGGGTCACCCTATGGTTGTCCGCGAGGCGCAGCAACATTCCAGCTGGATTGATAGCTTGATGCGAGGAGTTGGAGGCGATGGCGTTCGAG GATATGCGCCGCTCATTCGGGAGTatgtcttcttcctcgagGCGAAACTGAACTTCCACCGCAATCACCCCGAATTCAATG GCTTGTTCGAGTACGAGGAGTACATTAGTTTAAAGTCGATCAACGATCCAAACGAAGG CTACGAGACTATCAGCGATTTGATGGGCCTGCAAGATCAAATCGATTCCTTCCAAAAGCTCATCTTCTCGAACTTCCAGTCCGGCACGAACAACGAATGTCGGATCTCGGCATTGGTGCCACTTGTGCAGGAGAGTTATGGTATCTACAAGTTCGTTACCAGCATGTTGCGAGCCATGCACACAA CCACTGGAGAGGACGAAGCTCTTGAGCCACTCCGAGGCCGATATGATGCCCAGCACCACCGTCTTGTTCGGTTCTACTACGAATGCTCCAACCTGCGCTATCTGACAGGGCTCATCACAATCCCGAAGTTGCCACAAGATCCGCCTAATTTGCTTGCCGAAGATGACGATCGCCCAGCTCTTCCAAGACGACCGGCGAGAGAAGTGGAAAAACAACCCTCGCCGCCACCGAAGGTCTCTGCTGAACCAGAGCCGATCAATGATTTCTGGACGAACGAAACTAAACGCCAACAAGAAGAGTACGAGGCGGAGCAGCGACGCTTGCAGCAGCAGTGGGAGGACCAACAGCGCCAGCAAATCCTCGCCCAACAGCAAGCCCAGAACGAATTCGAGGAACAGCAGCGTTTGCAGGCGGAACAACAGCGATTGGCACAGGAGCAGCTTCTCCGCGACCAGTACCAGACACAGACACAAGGCCGGCTGGCAGAGCTAGAGCAGGAAAACCTTAACGCCCGTGCACAGTATGAGCGCGACCAGCTGATGCTGCAGCAATACGACCGCCGTGTTAAAGAGGTCGAGGAGCAGATGAACCACTTGACCTCGAATCTGAACTTGCAGAATGCCTCGAAGGACGATCAGATTCGATCCCTGCAAGAGCAGGTGAACACCTGGCGATCGAAGTACGAGGCATTGGCCAAGTTGTACTCGCAGCTTCGACAAGAGCACCTCGATCTTCTGCAGACCACCAAGAGCCTCAAACTCAAGGCAGCTTCCGCACAAGAGGCAATTGACCGACGAGAGAAGCTGGAGCGCGAGCTGAAGACCAAGAACTTGGAGCTGGCTGACATGATTCGGGAACGTGATCGTGCTCTGCATGACCGTGACCGTCTGACGGGAACTAACAAGGATGATCTGGAGAAGGTCAAGCGTGAGCTTCGCATGGCTCTTGAGCGTGCTGAAAACGCAGAACGCTCCAAGGGCACCGAGATCTCGACCTTGTTGTCCAAGTATAACCGCGAAATGGCTGACCTGGAGGAGTCCCTTCGA ATTAAAACGCGCGCATTGGACGAATTTTCTAGTCGTAACAACGACCGCCAGGAAGACCTTAACCTAGCTCTTCGCGAGAAGGACGAGGAAATTGAGGTGTACAAGGCTGGTATGGACCAGGCTCTTGAGGAACTGGAGGAGTTGAGACTC AGCCAAGGCGATGTCGACCATGCGCTAGACAGCCAGATTGACACTGTGCTTCACGGCACAGTCGCTAAGATTAACGATATTATCGATTCCGTGCTGCAGACTGGTGTGCAGCGTGTCGACGACGCTCTGTATGAACTGGATTCGTCCATGCAAGCTGGTAACCAGAATGCCTCTCCTCCATATGTCCTTTCGCAGATCGAAAAGGCGTCGGCTTCTGCCACCGAGTTTTCGACAGCTTTCAACAACTTTGTCGCCGATGGTCCCAATAGCCCCCATGCTGAGATCATCCGCACAGTGTCCATCTTCTCGGGATCTATCTCGGATGTGTTGAGCAACACCAAGGGTCTTATCCGCTTCGCCACCGACGATAAGAGCTCCGATCACCTAGTGAATGCTGCGCGTAAGTCTGCTCAGGCGACCGTGCGGTTTTTCCGTGGCTTGCAGTCGTTCCGTCTCGAAGGATTGGAACCACTACAGAAGACTGATGTTGTTATCAACAACAACCTCGAAGTTCAGCGTGATCTACAGGCGCTGTCGAAGCTGGTTGACTCGTTCGCTCCTAAGAATACCAAGATCAGCACCAGTGGTGATCTGGGTGACCTTGTCGACCAGGAACTACTCAAGGCCGCTGATGCTATTGACGCGGCTGCCCAGCGTCTGGCTAAGCTTAAGAATAAGCCCCGTGATGGGTACTCGACTTACGAGCTACGCATCAACGATGTTATTCTTGCCGCCGCTATCGCCGTTACCAACGCAATCTCAGAGCTGATCAAGGCCGCCACAGAGAGTCAGCAGGAGATTGTTCGCGAAGGCCGTGGAAGCTCGTCTCGCACCGCCTTCTATAAGAAGAACAACCGGTGGACGGAGGGCTTAATCTCTGCCGCTAAAGCAGTAGCCTCTTCGACCAATACATTGATCGAGACTGCCGATGGTGTAATCTCGGGCCGCAACTCGCCCGAGCAACTTATTGTCGCCTCCAACGATGTCGCAGCCAGCACTGCCCAGCTTGTCGCGGCCAGTCGCGTCAAGGCAACATTCATGAGCAAGACCCAGGACCGGCTGGAGACCGCCAGCAAGGCCGTTGGTGCTGCTTGCCGTGCCCTCGTGCGACAGGTGCAGGATATAATCAGGGAAAAGAACCGCGACGGCGATGATGGAGAGGATTATGGAAAGCTGAGCTCTCACGAGTTCAAGGTCCGCGAGATGGAGCAGCAG GTCGAAATCCTCCAACTCGAGAACAGTCTCGCTCGCGCCCGCCAGCGTCTGGGCGAAATGCGCAAGATCTCTTACCAGGAGGATTAG